A window of the Fulvia fulva chromosome 11, complete sequence genome harbors these coding sequences:
- a CDS encoding LysM domain-containing protein, with translation MTGTTTTPSATTATPTTTCAGQIVSPPTDVVLPGCNLLADAYNVTTGDLRAVTGNEMCEFNSSICLPLPCPIDVVYGFLTCADLATKYSTSNNQVTLTQFLGWNKWILGDRSSLASSQRICIGSPGGSYVPDSTIVAPTGTGSYFTAATPALPTQTGTVAARGRYYDVVSGDTCNQIALVYGQLNSYLDDDCKNLWLSTSVCVAPVTVGPPSTDGTCGPSYSGTTCNGTLFGDCCSTSGYCGSSEAYCGFGNCVSGACETDQSIVSQDGSCGPDHDDLICVGSGFGDCCSIYGYCGSGSSYCGAGLCYSGECEADIGGPSVDGSCGPNFNGNKTCTGTQFGSCCSTSGYCGSTAEYCQGWEATGRQFEDGQFQPFWAAWEAIHDQLEAILYTDTIAFYKSALIPNTQPDVDDDYQYFFYFCSGLANPNAEFNWDATRALNNNQGGRYIVLYSLSYLESGHRVGVLLDQETGNAIMQPNLFSYDSRSPGLPWRPLEDVLQSFIDMINVNKFVAGRYKSDNTIPPLGMASPQYPWKLLSFSTEIVDLTLDAYRGLVKAIEDRMPPEEEDQAHLAQPLATNATLDQGKFPSKCFVRTFLTSAQHPRRVRYIAPGVTLPTEETLLNQPFKEFARQHRHASPSYGMPVADDEDPLYPPYLLFPAERDGQQVRTILLTGEEVEPTFEHPFSSLQDLPSGVYLDATRPWSGTAHEDASLLLLPYDVGGADGYAQYNDQVMFESPSKTDLYQTSVNPFTLGHRTQLHLILDSWRRMIEQGHWEVDSDGDTGGIDKFREVDQSADIARRYTADLHW, from the exons GCCGAGTGCCACAACAGCCACGCCAACTACCACTTGCGCAGGGCAGATAGTGAGCCCGCCTACGGATGTCGTATTACCGGGATGTAACCTGCTTGCGGATGCCTACAACGTGACGACAGGTGATCTACGTGCAGTCACTGGAAACGAGATGTGCGAGTTCAACTCTTCCATCTGCCTTCCATTGCCGTGTCCCATCGACGTCGTCTACGGCTTTCTGACCTGTGCCGATCTGGCCACAAAGTATAGCACCTCGAATAATCAAGTCACCCTGACCCAATTCTTAGGCTGGAACAAGTGGATCTTGGGCGACCGTAGCTCTCTGGCGTCCAGCCAGAGGATTTGCATTGGGTCTCCAG GTGGCTCGTATGTTCCCGACTCCACCATAGTGGCGCCAACAGGTACCGGCTCATATTTTACTGCGGCTACGCCAGCGCTGCCCACCCAGACTGGGACAGTAGCAGCACGTGGCCGGTATTACGATGTTGTCTCTGGCGACACCTGTAATCAGATCGCACTCGTGTATGGCCAGCTTAACTCTTACCTGGACGATGACTGCAAGAATTTGTGGCTCTCTACTTCGGTCTGTGTCGCACCTGTGACCGTGGGCCCACCATCTACCGACGGGACATGTGGCCCAAGCTACAGTGGAACGACTTGCAACGGGACATTGTTCGGCGA TTGCTGCTCGACGTCAGGATATTGCGGTTCTAGTGAAGCGTACTGTGGCTTTGGCAATTGCGTTTCTGGTGCTTGCGAGACTGATCAGTCCATCGTATCACAAGACGGAAGCTGTGGTCCCGACCACGACGACCTCATTTGCGTTGGCTCCGGTTTTGGCGATTGCTGCTCGATATACGGATACTGTGGTTCAG GCTCATCATACTGCGGCGCCGGTCTATGCTACTCTGGCGAGTGTGAGGCTGACATCGGAGGCCCATCGGTCGATGGTTCTTGCGGACCTAACTTCAATGGAAACAAGACATGCACAGGAACTCAGTTTGGTTCCTGTTGTAGCACTT CTGGCTATTGTGGCTCGACTGCAGAGTACTGTCAAG GATGGGAGGCAACAGGTCGCCAATTTGAGGATGGTCAATTTCAGCCATTCTGGGCCGCTTGGGAGGCAATTCACGATCAACTGGAAGCTATTCTGTATACCGACACTATCGCCTTTTACAAGTCAGCACTAATTCCAAATACCCAACCCGACGTGGACGATGACTACCAGTACTTCTTCTACTTCTGCTCGGGTCTGGCAAATCCCAATGCCGAGTTCAATTGGGATGCAACTCGGGCATTGAACAACAACCAGGGAGGCCGATACATTGTCTTGTATTCTCTATCGTATCTGGAGAGTGGCCATCGTGTCGGTGTGCT CCTGGATCAAGAGACCGGAAACGCGATCATGCAACCGAATCTGTTCAGCTATGACTCTAGGAGTCCTGGGCTTCCTTGGAGACCATTAGAAGACGTACTCCAGAGCTTCATCGATATGATCAATGTCAACAAATTCGTAGCGGGGAGATACAAGTCTGACAATACCATACCGCCATTGGGGATGGCCAGTCCGCAG TACCCATGGAAACTCTTATCATTCAGCACAGAGATCGTGGATCTGACGCTGGACGCATATCGAGGCCTCGTCAAAGCCATCGAGGATCGGATGCCGCCTGAGGAGGAAGATCAAGCACACTTGGCGCAACCTTTGGCGACGAATGCGACTCTGGACCAAGGCAAATTTCCATCGAAGTGCTTTGTACGAACATTCTTGACGAGTGCACAACATCCGCGCAGAGTCCGATACATTGCTCCAGGTGTGACACTTCCAACAGAAGAGACATTGCTTAACCAACCATTCAAGGAATTCGCCAGACAGCATCGACATGCAAGCCCAAGCTATGGCATGCCTGTCGCCGACGATGAAGATCCATTGTATCCACCATACCTTCTCTTCCCAGCAGAGAGGGATGGGCAACAGGTTCGCACTATATTGCTTACAGGAGAAGAAGTTGAGCCGACATTCGAGCATCCTTTCTCTTCATTACAAGATCTGCCATCTGGTGTATACCTCGATGCGACGCGGCCGTGGAGTGGAACAGCACACGAGGATGCGAGTCTGCTTCTCCTGCCTTACGATGTCGGTGGTGCTGATGGGTATGCTCAATACAACGACCAAGTGATGTTTGAGTCTCCTTCAAAGACAGATCTGTACCAGACCAGTGTCAATCCTTTCACCCTGGGCCACAGGACACAGCTACACCTGATTCTAGACAGCTGGAGACGCATGATAGAGCAGGGCCATTGGGAGGTGGACAGCGATGGTGACACCGGCGGC